The DNA sequence acgTAAAGCAGgattggttgagcttctgcttatgttcgctgatcaatgtttacatgcgagtaaaagcctaaattaaatctgtttgtcATAACAAGCGATAGTtacaaaggcagtctatggaaggaaatctgacagcattctgtcatcaaaaatatcttaatttatgttctgaagaggaacgaaggtcttacgggtttgaaacgacatgagggtgagtaattaatgacaaaattttcattttggggtgaactaaccctagcATGTCTGACCTTTTTTGCTCATTGGTTCGAATAGACAAATTGAATGCAAAAATCAGACTGAACATTCATATTGGTGTGAATAGGCTTTAAATGcgactctctttctctcctcacAGGAAGAGGATATGCCAGAGGAAGTGAACATTGACGAGCTACTAGATCTACAGAGTGATGAAGAAAGGACACAGAAGCTTAAGGTATCTGACTCCTGAAAATACTAATGAAGAAACTCTACTGAAAAGATCAGAGTTGCTTGTCACAAGTATGTGGTGTATTTTAACTAGCTTAAAAGGAACAATTCACCCAcaaattaatctttaatattctAATTCTTCCAtcttttggaacaacatgaataCGAGCAAGATCTTTTTGGTCACTGAGCTCATACCAGCAGCAAGAGCAGAATCAAACCAGCATAACCCATCCTGGAATattatgcaaatttattttcagcagggAAGAGATCTGTCACGCTCTTTATCAAATCTCTCAATTTCTATTTCTTACAGGATATCCTTCGTACCTGCAGTAACAACACAGAAGTAAGTTCATATGTTTTCACACAATGCGAATTAAACATGATCtctcatttttaaacaaagctGTCCTTTTCTGCACATAGTTTTAATGATTTACCTTTAACAAAATAAGCCCCTGCAGTGTTCGACTTGTGAGTCACACTCCAGGAAATAGTGACTGACAGTGTTGATGAATAAACAAAACTCTTCACCaaaacatgtttgtgttttgggATAATCTGGGTATTATCCCATAACATGAACATGTTttgataaaatgaaataatgggaagaaattaaaataatctgtCACTATAAAACAtactataattaaatattttatgcttTTTGCCACCAAATGATGTAGTAACAACAACTACCAGCAAGGACTAACTGGGCtatgctaaccagccaaaccttcACATCTGTACTACAAATAAGCCATCGTCCTCTGCTGCCCCCTATTGACAAAGTTGATATTGACAAGTCAATACTTTTAAAAGCTTCCAGGGGCCGTTTTTCATACATGGATTACTCAATTATCTGGATTTTACTGTTGACGATTTGACTTGATCCAGGATTGTTAGGTTTTTCGAAGCTACTTTCTTACAAGAGCACcctatttaaccaggaaaattaataattaaaaataaaaatgtaatgtttttatatacataatattaataatttaaaattaattagaaACTAGTTATAATGTTATATAGTCTATGTAGACAGAGACAATTTTTCTTATTGAGAGATTTATTCGTGAGGGAATAATTATCTTATAGTTTTATTGGAGCCTAACACACATTGCATACAGTTAGTTTGAATGCAGATGCAgataactagaaaaaaaatatatatatatataataatgccACGTAAAAGAAAATTGTGCAAAAAGTGGACCCCAGGTCTTATATGACATATTCCATCATGCCTTTCATTATAAAGATTCTTCTATGATGATGACGTGCTTTTCCTCCTCATCTTCATCAGGTCTTTATCACAGAATTGGTGAATAAACTTCATGGTTTGCAGAAACAAGAAGATCTCCACAACAATGGCATTGAACATCCCCAGCTTCACATCTTCCCCGACCGCGAGGGCTCTTCTGACACTGAGAGACACTGAGCACCTGCACAAACATCTACGGCTGTTCAGTCTCCTGTATCAAGGCATCAGCAGCACGTgtgtaaaatataaacatgCTGCTGACTTCGGTTTGTAaggtaacaaaacaaaaacctataaaaatatttatgtaaaaaaaaaaaactttgagtaaaactgacCACAGCATGGACCCATTACAAGTTGTACAAGCCTATTTGTTAATTTGAAGAACAATTTCTACCTGAGCCCTTAAAATTACATTCATTGGTATAACCCAATATAGTCAGTGTTATtctgtaatattaaataatttttttgactttaataaaaacagttaatttagTGAATTTATTTTGGTTACctgagaaaacatttttttttttacagtacataatatactttttaaatagtttttccCTAGAAATATTGACCCATTTGAAGGATTTTTctaaagaaatatttcttggTTTTTAGATTATATTGATTTGGTTGATTTTCCACTGATGGACCAAAGATTTTTGTCAGGATgctttttagattttaaatcaGTTATAGTAATTCCTTGTTGTGTTGTTTATATCTGTGAATTAGATTTTGTAggattaaattatttttcagaatATCAGTGATGAATTTATAATGCTTGATTAAAACTGACAGCTTATGCTTATGCCCAGTTTGTGACAAAACCATGAGGTATTGTTAATATGTTTGCTGCTACTATATTAACTACTCAAGCTGATCAAATTTACTCcacattttgaagaaagtttttCTCTTCCAGCTCTGTATTTAGTTTGtataatacaccactatgtttGTTTGTACAGTGAAAGAGTGCCAGAAATTTCtcttatgtttttaatatagcctactgttttAAGTTTCACTTGCTtgcagttaaagggatagttcacccaaaaatgatttactcaccctcaagccatcctaggtgtatatgactatcttctttcagacaaatacaatcagagatatatttaaaaatatccttgctctccaaagatttataatggtagtgaatgggggggcgagattttgaagcccaaaataaatgcattcatccatcataaaaataatccatatggctccagggggttaataaaggccttctgaaaagAAGCGAtggatttttgtaaga is a window from the Ctenopharyngodon idella isolate HZGC_01 chromosome 15, HZGC01, whole genome shotgun sequence genome containing:
- the ppp1r14ab gene encoding protein phosphatase 1, regulatory (inhibitor) subunit 14Ab — protein: MQVSIHRVTLEMAANRVGRRYNNKIHSPSRGTSREAGLSVQKRQARVTVKYNRKELQRRLDVEKWIDCGLDELYLGREEDMPEEVNIDELLDLQSDEERTQKLKDILRTCSNNTEVFITELVNKLHGLQKQEDLHNNGIEHPQLHIFPDREGSSDTERH